The following are encoded together in the Theileria orientalis strain Shintoku DNA, chromosome 1, complete genome genome:
- a CDS encoding 50S ribosomal protein L17: MGFSSTCKFVNLGLKTRIFRKFRGQPTKSYDWIRNHIDKLLRNGRIEVTLPRAKELQQYIEELIYHAKRDTHESDLIVESVIRTPESRSLLYEKYIPLYKYRNFFFTRVINQFRLRQRDSSPMAFLELVDTENETFPAKPVGHDKLNHVLNLMKLNRRNYRKYFNYGRKNGLVDEGGNLIDEVKMEEKQWFNNDNNISTVDKSSLEDEDVRKRLDSIQKVDDKMINEMLDPLHKPNKKITKSLKFNP, translated from the exons ATGGGCTTTTCTAGTACctgtaaatttgttaatttagGACTCAAAACTCggatttttagaaaattcCGAGGGCAGCCAACTAAGTCTTACGACTGGATCAG gaaTCATATAGATAAACTTCTGAGAAATGGTAGAATAGAAGTTACATTACCCAGAGCAAAAGAACTTCAACAATACATTGAAGAACTTATATATCATGCAAAAAGAG ATACACACGAATCTGACCTAATAGTGGAATCTGTCATCAGAACACCCGAATCGAGGAGCCTGCTATATGAAAAATACATACCGctgtataaatatagaaACTTCTTTTTTACCAGGGTAATTAATCAGTTCAGATTAAGGCAAAGGGACAGTTCCCCAATGGCGTTCCTAGAGCTAGTTGATAC AGAAAATGAAACATTTCCTGCTAAGCCAGTTGGACATGATAAGTTAAATCATGTTCTAAATTTGATGAAATTGAACAGAAGAAATTATCGCAAATACTTTAAC TATGGAAGAAAGAACGGACTTGTTGATGAGGGAGGCAACTTGATCGATGAAGTTAAAATGGAAGAAAAACAG TGGTTTAACAATGACAACAATATAAGTACAGTGGATAAAAGTAGCTTGGAAGACGAAGATGTTAGAAAGAGGCTGGATTCCATACAAAAAGTTGACgataaaatgataaatgAAATGTTGGATCCCCTCCACAAGCccaataaaaaaataacgaAATCACTCAAATTTAATCCATAg
- a CDS encoding predicted protein — MGGGKSQKGGNHGSIGRTLAHDILLRQSEKKEQMSRLTKKKEYSVYERSNLEDFTMAATQGLESYIARRGISREVRKTDLNSQLYEFINFPDLMDDSKFPIIPIPRRSFLFTDEQKHLLSQLNKQRTLELKSRSRRYYKRKNKKKVDMYMHGDMSRPHHGYYNKYTPNTGYSRSASGGLGGENSRSITSSGRQESSSRRQSGSGDNMGTSRTTSRSNKNTARERSKAHRGSPSDEYEEEEEQYYEEFDYSDEQDEYESTDEAEDQEGEESDMEEGLLLNSDEEDCKPTSTTTLNKSESTHNSFDNQKEPTYVGTPNKTEHKYVGTPNNSPGVDASGKYKYVDEYLTFLNHEYKNVDISKLTTEDLEKMELKNFYKWRSLLNNLEATENSILTPYEKNIDFWRQLWRVVEKSNLVLIVLDSRDPLFFRIKDLERYIKEVDETKEFMLVLNKADFLNEGLRVQWAKYFKSKKIDHVFFSSLYNSTSNSNTTAYTDSSDTDSSTTNIANTNGNEGTSASDHTGTHDNGTERVCSDELDYRIYNVELLLSKINKYKDKYFEASRGGSDQYFVGFVGYPNVGKSSLINCLMEKTKVSVGVQPGKTKHMQTLKLHDTDITLCDCPVTVLIGLIFPNLVSTKYHLLINNIVSTSHFKGNMILAVQLICNLIPIQLCNKYDININDCLIATAANTNSSSNINTGRGNTINANIGGNIGGNIGGNINANSSSNSSANIGGNIGGNIGGNSSACGNLGVDEELAYQLETRQKVLFSFKVLELLCKNRNYIAGGKGGQLDYTRASKLIINDFTQGNLLYCKCPPTTLDELYGYGERLDGVEGSGHVNAGGTMDEGLSQKDVALDERINRLYISGGDIESTMQMNTIESTRASDRLSPVNFSSTASEFSRVGVMGGGSGARYMGKTITESRRDEENVNQWLKQQLNQETSVKVTKRKMRFLLKGKRKPK; from the exons ATGGGAGGCGGTAAGAGTCAGAAGGGCGGGAATCACGGGAGCATAGGAAGAACGTTGGCACACGACATACTCCTGCGCCAATCGgaaaagaaggagcagaTGAGCAGgctgacgaagaagaaggagtactCAGTCTACGAAAGGTCGAACCTGGAAGATTTCACAATGGCAGCTACTCAGGGACTGGAGTCGTACATAGCGAGAAGAGGGATCTCGAGAGAGGTGAGAAAGACGGACCTGAACTCGCAGCTGTACGAGTTCATCAACTTTCCAGACCTGATGGACGACTCGAAGTTTCCGATCATCCCGATTCCGCGAAGGAGCTTCCTGTTCACGGATGAGCAGAAGCACCTCTTGTCACAGCTGAACAAGCAGAGGACGCTCGAGTTGAAGTCGAGAAGCAGAAGATACTACAAGAGaaagaacaagaagaaggtggaCATGTATATGCACGGAGACATGTCGAGGCCGCACCACGGATACTATAACAAGTATACGCCCAACACCGGATACAGCAGAAGCGCAAGTGGAGGGTTAGGTGGGGAAAATAGCAGAAGCATCACGTCAAGTGGAAGACAGGAAAGCAGCTCCAGAAGACAGAGTGGGTCAGGAGATAATATGGGTACGAGCAGAACGACCTCAAGGAGCAATAAAAACACAGCTAGGGAAAGAAGTAAGGCACACAGAGGGTCGCCATCAGATGAAtacgaggaggaagaggaacagTACTACGAAGAATTTGATTACAGCGACGAACAA GATGAGTACGAAAGTACAGATGAAGCAGAGGATCAGGAGGGAGAGGAAAGCGATATGGAAGAGGGGTTGCTGCTAAATTCAGACGAAGAAGATTGTAAGCCTACATCGACGACTACCCTTAACAAAAGTGAGTCAACCCATAATAGCTTCGATAACCAAAAAGAACCCACGTATGTTGGTACCCCTAATAAAACGGAACACAAGTATGTTGGTACGCCTAACAACAGTCCTGGAGTTGACGCAAGTGGGAAATATAAGTACGTTGATGAGTACTTGACCTTTTTGAACCACGAGTACAAAAACGTAGACATAAGTAAGCTGACGACGGAAGATCTGGAGAAGATGGAGCtgaaaaatttttataagtGGAGAAGCCTGTTGAATAACCTGGAGGCGACTGAAAACAGTATTCTAACACCATATGAGAAAAATATTGACTTCTGGAGGCAGCTGTGGAGAGTAGTGGAGAAGAGCAACCTGGTGTTGATAGTCTTGGACTCAAGAGACCCGCTCTTCTTCAGAATCAAGGACCTGGAAAGGTACATTAAGGAGGTAGATGAAACGAAGGAG TTTATGTTGGTGTTGAACAAGGCGGATTTTCTAAACGAGGGGTTGAGAGTGCAGTGGGcgaaatattttaaaagcAAG AAAATTGATCATGTTTTCTTTTCATCACTATATAATTCAACCAGTAACTCAAATACAACCGCATACACGGATAGTAGTGATACTGATAGCAGTACAACAAATATTGCCAATACTAATGGTAATGAGGGTACTTCTGCTTCTGATCATACAGGAACGCATGATAATGGCACGGAAAGGGTCTGTAGCGACGAGTTGGATTATAGAATATACAAcgtggagctgctgctgagtaaaattaacaagTACAAAGATAAGTATTTTGAAGCAAGTAGAGGCGGGAGTGACCAGTACTTTGTTGGATTCGTTGGATACCCGAATGTAGGAAAGAGCTCACTGATCAACTGTCTGATGGAAAAAACGAAAGTGTCAGTGGGAGTGCAGCCAGGAAAGACGAAGCACATGCAAACACTTAAGCTCCACGATACAGACATAACGCTCTGCGACTGCCCAG TGACGGTGTTAATTG GTCTCATATTTCCAAATTTGGTATCGACTAAGTATCACCTATTGATCAATAACATTGTATCAACATCGCATTTTAA agGAAACATGATATTGGCAGTGCAGCTGATATGTAACCTAATACCAATACAACTGTGTAACAAATACgacattaatataaacgATTGTCTTATCGCAACAGCAGCAAATAccaacagtagtagtaacatTAATACTGGTCGTGGAAACACCATCAATGCAAACATTGGTGGAAACATTGGTGGAAACATTGGTGGCAATATCAATGCGAacagtagcagtaacagtagtgCCAACATTGGTGGCAACATTGGTGGCAACATTGGTGGCAACAGTAGTGCTTGTGGTAACTTAGGGGTTGACGAAGAGTTGGCGTACCAGCTGGAAACGAGGCAGAAGGTGCTGTTTAGTTTTAAAGTACTAGAACTGCTGTGTAAAAACAGAAACTACATAGcaggaggaaaaggaggtCAACTTGATTACACACGAGCATCAAAgttgataataaatgatttCACACAGGGGAATCTACTGTACTGTAAATGCCCACCAACAACG TTGGATGAGTTGTACGGCTATGGTGAAAGGTTGGACGGAGTGGAAGGAAGTGGACACGTGAACGCTGGTGGCACAATGGATGAAGGATTATCACAAAAGGACGTTGCATTGGATGAAAGAATAAATAGGCTGTACATAAGTGGAGGGGATATAGAAAGTACGATGCAGATGAACACAATAGAGTCGACACGTGCAAGTGATAGGCTTAGTCCAGTCAATTTCAGCAGTACCGCCAGTGAATTTAGCAGAGTTGGCGTCATGGGCGGGGGAAGCGGAGCGAGATACATGGGAAAGACGATAACGGAGAGTAGAAGAGACGAGGAAAACGTAAACCAGTGGCTGAAGCAGCAGCTTAACCAGGAAACGAGCGTGAAGGTGACGAAGAGAAAGATGAGGTTCCTACTCAAGGGGAAGAGGAAGCCGAAGTGA